TAAATGAACATACTAACAGCAACACAAAAAGTGCAGGAACAATCCGCAATAACCTTGCTGTCATATAATCAACAATGTCATTCCTTTTTAAAAAGCTGCCCGATACCATAAATCCACTTATTACAAAAAACATAGATACAGCTAAATCCCCGCTATATCTTCCCCAGTTATAGTGTAAAAAAATATCTTTAACGCCTGCATCCAGGGTTAATGCAAAACTGTGCCCATAAATCACCATGCACGCTGCTATTATTCGCAACAGAAGGAAGTTGTCTTGTTTTCGGTTTTCATAATATCCAATTGAAGGCATAGCGATCCTAAATACTCGGTAGTTTTTTTCGTAGAATAACGATATAAAATATTTATCTCGCTGTTTTTATAATCACTATAATTTTTTGGCGAGTTAAAATTGCAACGGTATTTCAGTTTGAGCTCTATTGAAATCTTCAGGTATTCCAATATCGATAAAAAAATCACCCGATTTACAGGCGTATAAATTCGTTGCAACCAGTTTTTGTATTACCGCTGTTTCGAACGCAAATGGTGGCGGTACATTAATGCACTTAAAAAGTGTCGCAGGAATATCATATATTCCTGCATTGATAAAACCCGGTGCAGAAGTAGATTTCTCACCAAAACTGGTTACCAGACCCGAGTGCTCTTCAAATGTAATGGCACCATAGCGGCCTGCATTTTCGACATGCTTTACTACAATCCCAACACCGTCAGGCTTGTCATGGTTGCGCGCACGTAGATCGCTGAGATTGGCATGGCACAAGCTGTCCCCGTTCAATACAAACAGGCGATCAGATACTGCTTGTTGCAATGCAAGTTTTATCGCTCCACCCGTACCCAATGGTTCGGTTTCTTCTGCGTAAACAATAGGCATACCTTGATATTCCGAACCAAAGTAATCCCGGATCATCTGTGCTTTGTAGCCGACGGATAAAATAAACCGCGTTACGCCGCTGCGTATTAAATAGTCCAGTTGCCACGCAAGAAAGGGTTTTCCTGCTACTGGAGCCATAGGTTTAGGCAAGTCTGGCACCGCTTCACGTAAGCGAGTGCCAAAACCTCCAGCAAGAATAATTGCTTCGTACACGATATTAATTTCTCGGAAACATAGCGGCTTCAACTAAACCGCAAATGATGTGACCAATGGCAATATGGCCTTCTTGAATTTTTGGCGTTTCTTTCGATGGCATACGCAAGGTGATATCGCACATGTCGGCCATCTTGCCACCCATTAATCCTGTGAATCCGATGGTTTTGAGTTTGAGTTGCTGTGCTTCTTGAAAGGCTGCAATTACGTTAGCTGAATTGCCAGAAGTGGATATCCCAATAAATACATCACCTTCTCTGCCTAGTGCTTGGACTTGTCTCGAGAATAAACGCTCATAGCCATAATCATTTCCAATGGCGGTTAATATTGAGGTATCGGTTGTTAATGCAATTGACGCGAGGCCAGGGCGATCATAATGAAAGCGGCTGACAAATTCCCCGGCGATATGCTGGGCATCTGCTGCTGATCCACCATTACCCGCGATCAGCACCTTTCCTCCATTGCGCAGTGTTTCAACAATGGTTTCTGCACAACTCACAACTTGATTTAAGAGTGCTTTGTCTGCTTGGATGTCTGCAATCAATGTTGCTAATTTGGATAATTCATTTTCGATAAAATTAATCATATTACTCTCCAAGAGTGTGCGCCATGTTCAACAAAAACTGCTGTCATAACCTGGCCGTTAAAAGTTTCTAGGGTACGTATCACATTGGGACGTTTGGCTGGATCTACTAAAAACATCATAAATCCACCACCTCCAGCGCCAGAGACTTTACCGGCAACTGCTCCAGCATTTATGGCAGCGTTGTAAATGGTTTCTATGCTTGAATTGCTGATGCTACTGGCCATCTTCTTTTTGGCTTCCCAGGAGGAGCGCAGCGATTGGGCTAAATTCTCAAAATTCCCTTGAAGAATTGCTTCTTTCATTTTCTGTGCTTCTGCTTTTACATCATGCAATGCGTTAAGTGCATCATTGTTGCGATCAACTACGTTGTTTGTCTGCTCTTTAATGATATTAGCGGACTCACGTGAAACTCCGGTGTAGAACAGTACAAGTGATGACTCCAGTTCAGCCAGATGATTAGCCTTGACGCGCAAGGGGTTAACAATGACACGGTCGTTGTAGAATTCCATAAAATTAAAACCACCAAAGGCGGCTGCGTATTGATCCTGTTTTCCTCCCGCCAGCTTCAGGTCAACGCGTTCTATTTCGTATGCAAGTTTGGCTATGTCATATTCGCCAAGTGGAAGTGCAAGATATTCAACAAAGGCCTGTACCATGGCTACAACCATAGTTGATGATGAGCCAAGACCCGAGCCGGGAGGTGCTTCGCTGTGCGTAACTAAAGATATTGGTAGAGGTTGCCCATCCAAAAAATCCGACACTATTCTGTTATAGACGCCAGCATGTAGTCCGAGGCCAGAGGTAGCTTGAACGCTTGCAGTGGCTTCACCTTTCCATTCAGCACCTATATCTGCCGCGATAAACTCTACGCCATCCTTAC
The nucleotide sequence above comes from Cellvibrio sp. PSBB023. Encoded proteins:
- a CDS encoding nucleotidyltransferase family protein → MYEAIILAGGFGTRLREAVPDLPKPMAPVAGKPFLAWQLDYLIRSGVTRFILSVGYKAQMIRDYFGSEYQGMPIVYAEETEPLGTGGAIKLALQQAVSDRLFVLNGDSLCHANLSDLRARNHDKPDGVGIVVKHVENAGRYGAITFEEHSGLVTSFGEKSTSAPGFINAGIYDIPATLFKCINVPPPFAFETAVIQKLVATNLYACKSGDFFIDIGIPEDFNRAQTEIPLQF
- the gmhA gene encoding D-sedoheptulose 7-phosphate isomerase, whose protein sequence is MINFIENELSKLATLIADIQADKALLNQVVSCAETIVETLRNGGKVLIAGNGGSAADAQHIAGEFVSRFHYDRPGLASIALTTDTSILTAIGNDYGYERLFSRQVQALGREGDVFIGISTSGNSANVIAAFQEAQQLKLKTIGFTGLMGGKMADMCDITLRMPSKETPKIQEGHIAIGHIICGLVEAAMFPRN
- a CDS encoding dehydrogenase: MYLNIAKLSGKVRARAPLRLGLAGGGTDVSPYSDEFGGCVLNATIDKYAYATLSHCKDGVEFIAADIGAEWKGEATASVQATSGLGLHAGVYNRIVSDFLDGQPLPISLVTHSEAPPGSGLGSSSTMVVAMVQAFVEYLALPLGEYDIAKLAYEIERVDLKLAGGKQDQYAAAFGGFNFMEFYNDRVIVNPLRVKANHLAELESSLVLFYTGVSRESANIIKEQTNNVVDRNNDALNALHDVKAEAQKMKEAILQGNFENLAQSLRSSWEAKKKMASSISNSSIETIYNAAINAGAVAGKVSGAGGGGFMMFLVDPAKRPNVIRTLETFNGQVMTAVFVEHGAHSWRVI